The Natrinema salaciae genome includes a window with the following:
- a CDS encoding P-loop NTPase family protein has translation MSDEQDNYTVGGFREYQDNNHERDPDEVLPHSGFVRDEQIDRQLSVRAIHHDPDRWDSKPAADYLSVGKNRDILKAEGGHTARKALENGDTVTLKHYIGDPSQQADLAGIKAVTRLQEIVAGPAPVIVILGEMGAGKSDFAGLLGQLRQRWVDGDLLVGSNIRTLDRNDDWVRDDGTVEDGWIPHYPLLEEWVAQDGNPVENPQRPKLFVGDEFSSAGDGTGENGHLVRKLMGPLVFKIRKYGGALIYIGHDESSIHPMLWRVGTIIKKQSKKRAVVADRISGGKLVDVDPRPLEGIPPTDWSMATEEASDWSWTAPDGEDVDEDALEKDDVKQVAMWTIKTCVDEGMSPNQASTYVPFSNTTVYNWLEDYNDGDREKRDWVESVEQVIA, from the coding sequence ATGAGCGACGAGCAAGATAACTACACGGTCGGCGGCTTTCGCGAGTACCAGGATAATAACCACGAGCGCGATCCCGATGAAGTGCTCCCCCACTCGGGGTTCGTTCGGGACGAGCAGATCGATCGTCAGCTTTCCGTCCGAGCGATCCATCACGATCCCGATCGGTGGGACTCCAAGCCAGCAGCCGACTATCTCTCGGTCGGAAAGAATCGCGATATCCTCAAAGCGGAAGGTGGTCATACGGCCCGGAAGGCACTCGAAAACGGAGACACGGTCACACTGAAACACTACATCGGCGACCCGAGCCAGCAGGCCGACCTCGCCGGCATCAAGGCCGTCACCCGCCTCCAGGAGATCGTCGCCGGGCCCGCGCCTGTGATCGTCATCCTCGGAGAGATGGGTGCCGGGAAGTCGGACTTCGCCGGCCTCCTGGGCCAGCTCCGACAGCGGTGGGTCGACGGCGATCTCCTTGTCGGCTCGAATATCCGTACTCTGGATCGCAACGACGACTGGGTTCGCGACGATGGCACCGTCGAAGACGGTTGGATTCCGCACTATCCCCTCCTCGAGGAGTGGGTCGCCCAGGACGGCAACCCGGTTGAGAACCCCCAACGACCGAAACTCTTCGTCGGCGACGAGTTCAGTTCTGCGGGAGACGGTACTGGTGAGAATGGCCATCTCGTGCGGAAGCTGATGGGGCCGCTCGTGTTCAAGATCCGAAAGTACGGCGGCGCGCTGATCTACATCGGCCACGACGAGTCGTCGATTCATCCGATGCTCTGGCGCGTCGGCACCATCATCAAGAAACAGTCGAAGAAGCGGGCGGTCGTCGCCGATCGCATCTCCGGTGGGAAGCTCGTCGATGTTGATCCCCGACCGCTCGAGGGTATCCCACCGACCGACTGGTCGATGGCGACAGAGGAAGCGTCGGACTGGTCGTGGACTGCACCTGACGGTGAAGACGTCGACGAGGACGCCCTCGAGAAAGACGACGTGAAGCAGGTCGCGATGTGGACGATCAAAACCTGCGTCGACGAGGGAATGTCGCCCAATCAGGCATCGACCTACGTCCCGTTCAGCAACACGACCGTCTACAATTGGTTGGAGGATTACAACGACGGGGACCGCGAGAAGCGCGACTGGGTTGAAAGCGTCGAGCAGGTGATCGCATGA